The following proteins are encoded in a genomic region of Opisthocomus hoazin isolate bOpiHoa1 chromosome 4, bOpiHoa1.hap1, whole genome shotgun sequence:
- the DBR1 gene encoding lariat debranching enzyme codes for MKVAVAGCCHGALDKMYETLELLERRHGVRPDLLLCCGDFQAVRNEADLRCMAVPAKYRHMQTFYRYYSGEKKAPVLTMFIGGNHEASNHLQELPYGGWVAPNIYYLGYAGVVRFRGVRIGGISGIFKSHDYRKGHFECPPYNQQTIRSAYHVRNIEVFKLKQLKRPIDIFMSHDWPRSIYHYGNKKQLLKMKSFFRQEVESNTLGSPAASELLQHLKPTYWFSAHLHVKFAAFMQHQASSKEELPKATKFLALDKCLPHRDFLQIIDVEHDASAGDSLEYDAEWIAVLKATNSLVNVTQSSWNMPENNGLHAKWDYSVTEEAIKEVLEELNHNLKIPCNFTLTAACYDPSKPQKRLEPVHTINPQTTEFCAQFGLTDINDRIQQAKEEGSVRGEYEEEEEEEEMDSTGSAEEPSEYNTDTSGLSSINPDEIMLDEEGGDEDLSTCSVDPSPDHPSDFSASFSDIRIMPDSMAVSSDDAMDSTNEELEKSGVNKQVEEKSLNERPLKRLGGDENGSSGIKKIKRRNQAIYAAEDEDKTE; via the exons aTGAAGGTGGCGGTGGCGGGGTGCTGCCATGGCGCCCTGGACAAGATGTACGAgacgctggagctgctggagcggcgGCACGGCGTGCGGCCcgacctgctgctctgctgcggcGACTTCCAGGCCGTGCGCAACGAGGCGGACCTGCGCTGCATGGCCGTGCCCGCCAAGTACCGCCACATGCAGACCTTCTACCG gtaCTACTCCGGCGAGAAGAAGGCCCCGGTCCTGACGATGTTCATTGGCGGGAACCACGAGGCGTCCAACCACCTGCAGGAGCTGCCCTACGGCGGGTGGGTGGCCCCCAACATCTACTACCTCG GTTACGCGGGCGTGGTGCGGTTCCGCGGCGTGAGGATCGGCGGCATCTCGGGCATCTTCAAGTCTCACGACTACCGGAAAG GCCACTTTGAGTGTCCACCGTACAACCAGCAAACAATTAGAAGCGCTTACCATGTGAGGAATATCGAAGTCTTCAAACTCAAGCAG TTAAAGCGACCAATTGATATATTTATGTCACATGACTGGCCAAGGAGTATATATCACTACGGAAACAAGAAACAGCTGCTCAAAATGAAATCTTTCTTCCGTCAAGAAGTGGAGAGCAACACATTAGGAAGCCCTGCTGCTTCAGAGCTTCTGCAGCACCTAAAACCCACCTACTGGTTCTCAGCACATCTTCACGTTAAATTTGCAGCTTTCATGCAGCACCag GCAAGCTCCAAGGAAGAGCTACCAAAAGCAACCAAGTTTTTGGCTCTGGATAAATGCCTGCCGCACAGAGACTTTCTGCAG ataataGATGTAGAACATGATGCTAGTGCAGGGGACTCGCTGGAGTATGACGCTGAGTGGATTGCAGTCCTCAAGGCCACCAACAGTCTTGTTAATGTGACCCAGAGCTCATGGAATATGCCTGAAAATAATGGCCTCCATGCAAA GTGGGATTACAGTGTGACGGAAGAAGCCATCAAAGAGGTGTTGGAAGAGCTGAATCATAACCTCAAAATTCCTTGTAACTTCACATTGACAGCTGCTTGTTATGATCCCAGCAAGCCCCAAAAACGCCTGGAACCAGTTCATACCATCAATCCACAGACCACTGAGTTTTGTGCCCAGTTTGGCCTCACTGACATCAATGACAGGATCCAGCAAGCCAAAGAAGAGGGCTCAGTACGAGGCGAatatgaagaggaggaggaggaagaggagatggaCAGTACTGGGTCAGCAGAGGAGCCCAGTGAATACAATACAGATACTTCTGGACTTTCATCCATTAATCCAGATGAAATAATGCTGGATGAAGAAGGTGGTGATGAAGACTTGAGTACATGTTCTGTGGATCCTTCCCCTGATCATCCTTCTGATTTTTCTGCAAGTTTTTCTGACATCCGGATCATGCCAGATTCCATGGCGGTATCGTCTGATGATGCTATGGACTCCACTAACGAGGAACTGGAGAAGTCTGGTGTGAATAAGCAGGTGGAAGAAAAGAGCCTAAATGAGAGACCATTAAAGCGCCTTGGTGGTGATGAAAATGGGAGTAgtggcattaaaaaaattaagagaaggaATCAAGCTATCTATGCTGCAGAGGACGAAGATAAAACAGAATAA